In Streptantibioticus cattleyicolor NRRL 8057 = DSM 46488, a genomic segment contains:
- the hpnC gene encoding squalene synthase HpnC yields the protein MVTARTARPRRASPAGVSEGDHAEAAAQSRAVLDKAARENFPVAPFFLPRAWRDDLMAIYGYARLVDDIGDGDLPPGRDDARWLGLPPDAADDRLAMLDAFEADLRKIFTGGTPGHPLLRAVAPVVARHRLTPEPFLGLIAANRQDQLVRRYATYQDLLDYCENSANTVGRLVLAITGTSSPERVRRSDAICTALQIVEHLQDVAEDLARDRVYLPGEDMARFGVTEADLAAPTGGARVRALVKFEAERARDLLNEGTPLVGSVPGRLRLLLAGFVGGGRAALAAVAAARYDVLAGSPKATKLGLLREVGSTLRREG from the coding sequence GTGGTGACCGCGCGGACGGCGCGCCCGCGCCGGGCGTCGCCCGCCGGGGTGAGCGAGGGCGACCACGCCGAAGCCGCCGCACAGTCGCGGGCCGTCCTCGACAAGGCCGCCCGGGAGAACTTCCCGGTGGCCCCCTTCTTCCTCCCCCGCGCCTGGCGTGACGACCTGATGGCCATCTACGGCTACGCCCGCCTGGTGGACGACATCGGCGACGGCGACCTGCCGCCCGGCCGGGACGACGCCCGCTGGCTCGGGCTGCCGCCCGACGCGGCCGATGACCGCCTCGCCATGCTGGACGCCTTCGAAGCCGATCTGCGCAAGATCTTCACCGGTGGCACCCCCGGCCACCCGCTGCTGCGCGCGGTGGCCCCGGTAGTGGCCCGGCACCGCCTCACCCCGGAGCCGTTCCTCGGCCTGATCGCGGCCAACCGCCAGGACCAGCTGGTCCGCCGCTACGCCACCTACCAGGACCTCCTCGACTACTGCGAGAACTCGGCCAACACCGTCGGCCGCCTCGTGCTGGCCATCACCGGCACCAGCAGCCCCGAGCGCGTCCGCCGCTCCGACGCGATCTGCACCGCGCTGCAGATCGTCGAGCACCTCCAGGACGTCGCCGAGGACCTCGCCCGGGACCGCGTCTACCTGCCGGGTGAGGACATGGCCCGGTTCGGTGTCACCGAGGCCGACCTCGCCGCCCCCACCGGGGGCGCGCGGGTGCGTGCCTTGGTGAAATTCGAAGCGGAACGCGCCCGCGATCTGTTGAATGAAGGCACCCCGCTGGTGGGTAGCGTCCCGGGCAGGCTCCGGCTGCTCCTCGCCGGATTCGTGGGCGGGGGCCGTGCCGCTCTCGCCGCGGTGGCCGCCGCCCGGTACGACGTCCTCGCGGGGTCGCCCAAGGCCACCAAGCTCGGACTGCTGCGCGAGGTGGGATCCACATTGCGAAGAGAGGGGTGA
- the hpnD gene encoding presqualene diphosphate synthase HpnD, with product MSRTVDGSAHLSAPVLAAYRYCETVTGQQARNFAYGIRLLPTGKRQAMSALYAFSRRVDDIGDGDLDPAAKRDRLTRTRDVLARVRAGEVGDDDTDPVALALADAARRFPLPLDGLDELIDGVLMDVRGETYETWDDLKDYCRCVAGAIGRLSLGVFGTVPGAVGTERAAEYADTLGLALQLTNILRDVREDAGNGRTYLPAEDLAKFGCSAGFGSPVPPAGSDFTGLVHFEVKRARALFAEGYRLLPMLDRRSGACVAAMAGIYRRLLERIAADPEAVLRGRVSLPGHEKAYVALRGLTGLDTRRQAARGRA from the coding sequence GTGAGCCGGACCGTGGACGGTTCCGCACACTTGTCCGCGCCGGTGCTCGCTGCGTACCGGTACTGCGAGACCGTGACGGGGCAGCAGGCCCGCAACTTCGCGTACGGCATCCGGCTTCTGCCCACCGGCAAACGGCAGGCGATGTCGGCCCTGTACGCCTTCTCCCGGCGCGTCGACGACATCGGCGACGGCGACCTCGACCCGGCCGCCAAGCGCGACCGGCTGACCCGCACCCGCGACGTGCTCGCCCGGGTCCGGGCCGGCGAGGTCGGCGATGACGACACCGACCCGGTGGCCCTCGCGCTCGCCGACGCCGCCCGCCGCTTCCCGCTGCCGCTGGACGGACTCGACGAACTCATCGACGGCGTGCTGATGGACGTACGCGGTGAGACCTACGAGACCTGGGACGACCTGAAGGACTACTGCCGCTGCGTGGCCGGCGCCATCGGCCGCCTCTCGCTCGGTGTCTTCGGCACCGTCCCCGGCGCCGTGGGCACCGAACGGGCCGCCGAGTACGCCGACACCCTCGGCCTCGCCCTCCAGCTCACCAACATCCTGCGGGACGTACGCGAGGACGCCGGCAACGGACGCACCTACCTGCCCGCCGAGGACCTGGCCAAGTTCGGCTGCTCGGCCGGGTTCGGCTCACCGGTGCCGCCGGCCGGATCCGACTTCACCGGGCTGGTGCACTTCGAGGTCAAGCGGGCCCGCGCGCTCTTCGCCGAGGGCTACCGGCTGCTGCCGATGCTCGACCGCCGCAGCGGTGCCTGCGTCGCCGCCATGGCCGGGATCTACCGCCGGCTGCTGGAACGGATCGCCGCCGACCCCGAGGCGGTGCTGCGCGGCCGGGTCTCGCTGCCCGGCCACGAGAAGGCGTACGTGGCCCTGCGCGGCCTGACCGGTCTGGACACCCGGCGACAGGCCGCCAGGGGGCGCGCCTGA
- the hpnE gene encoding hydroxysqualene dehydroxylase HpnE: MTEHPAPAGTGHPARGSAVVVGGGLAGTTAALTLADAGLAVTLVEGRPRLGGLAFSFQRDTAVGQLTVDNGQHVFLRCCTAYQWFLDRIAAAHLVTVQDRMDVPVLDARRMRLGRLRRANLPVPFHLAASLATYPHLNLAERATVGRAALALRGLDPADPALDATDFAGWLRARGQSARTVEALWDLVGVATLNAPADQVSLGLAAKVFKTGLLSDPGAADIGWATAPLGDLHHDRARAALDAVGVRTVLRGRAGAVTRTPDGDWQVEVSRGPGRGEVLTAGTVVLAVPQRETRALLPEGALADPDALLRIGTAPILNVHVVYDRPVLRKPFFAAVGTPVQWVFDRTVTSGLARSSAGRGGQYLALSQSAAGAEIDLPVAELRTRYLPELARLLPAARGATVREFFVTRERTATFAPTPGVGRLRPGARTREPGLYLAGAWTATGWPATMEGAVRSGLQAAREALAALGRPAPHPVTEAA; encoded by the coding sequence ATGACCGAGCATCCGGCACCGGCGGGGACCGGCCACCCGGCACGGGGGAGCGCCGTGGTCGTCGGCGGCGGCCTGGCCGGCACCACCGCGGCCCTCACCCTGGCCGACGCCGGTCTCGCCGTCACCCTGGTCGAAGGCCGCCCGCGCCTGGGCGGCCTCGCCTTCTCGTTCCAACGCGACACCGCCGTCGGCCAGTTGACCGTCGACAACGGCCAGCACGTCTTCCTGCGCTGCTGCACCGCCTACCAGTGGTTCCTGGACCGGATCGCCGCTGCCCATCTGGTCACCGTGCAGGACCGGATGGACGTGCCGGTGCTGGACGCGCGGCGGATGCGGCTGGGCCGGCTGCGCCGCGCCAACCTGCCGGTGCCGTTCCACCTGGCCGCCTCGCTCGCCACCTATCCCCACCTGAACCTCGCCGAACGGGCCACCGTGGGCCGCGCCGCGCTCGCATTGCGCGGGCTCGACCCGGCCGACCCCGCGCTGGACGCCACCGACTTCGCCGGCTGGCTACGGGCCCGCGGCCAGTCCGCGCGCACCGTCGAGGCGCTGTGGGACCTGGTGGGCGTGGCCACCCTCAACGCCCCCGCCGACCAGGTCTCGCTGGGCCTGGCCGCCAAGGTCTTCAAGACCGGGCTGCTCTCCGACCCCGGCGCCGCCGACATCGGCTGGGCCACCGCGCCGCTCGGCGACCTCCACCACGACCGGGCCCGCGCCGCGCTGGACGCCGTCGGGGTCCGCACCGTGCTGCGCGGCCGGGCCGGCGCCGTCACCCGTACCCCGGACGGCGACTGGCAGGTGGAGGTCTCCCGCGGCCCCGGCCGCGGCGAGGTGCTCACCGCGGGCACCGTGGTGCTCGCCGTGCCGCAGCGCGAGACCCGGGCGCTGCTGCCCGAGGGGGCGCTGGCCGACCCCGACGCCCTGCTGCGCATCGGCACCGCGCCGATCCTCAACGTTCATGTGGTCTACGACCGCCCGGTCCTGCGCAAACCGTTCTTCGCCGCGGTGGGCACCCCGGTGCAGTGGGTCTTCGACCGCACCGTGACCTCCGGGCTGGCCCGGTCGTCCGCCGGGCGGGGCGGCCAGTACCTGGCGCTGTCGCAGTCCGCCGCCGGGGCCGAGATCGACCTGCCCGTCGCCGAGCTGCGTACCCGTTACCTGCCCGAGCTGGCCCGGCTGCTGCCCGCGGCCCGCGGCGCGACGGTGCGGGAGTTCTTCGTGACCCGGGAGCGCACCGCCACCTTCGCCCCCACCCCCGGGGTGGGGCGGCTGCGGCCCGGCGCGCGCACCCGGGAGCCCGGGCTCTACCTGGCCGGCGCGTGGACCGCCACCGGGTGGCCCGCCACGATGG